The following proteins are co-located in the Microcystis wesenbergii NRERC-220 genome:
- a CDS encoding M48 family metallopeptidase gives MRPIFCRFWLLTLITLLLTLSIGMINPQPSFARSWMDLLFRGVQVIQLATISPQQEVALGKQINQGLLESGKIQLSKDARINQYVQEIGQRLAATSDRPDLPYTFHVLRDNSINAFATMGGFVYLHTGLIKTADNEAELASVIAHEIGHIVGRHSITQLRNTALAQGLLSAAGLDTKTWVQLGVNLAYNLPNSRKDELEADQLGLNNLAEAGYAAKAMISFMGKLAQQGASTPAILSTHPATSDRILALQKQLNSVNNKHNQGLDENYYQLQIRSLR, from the coding sequence ATGCGCCCTATTTTCTGCCGTTTTTGGCTATTAACCCTTATTACTCTGCTGCTCACCCTCAGTATCGGGATGATCAATCCCCAACCTAGTTTCGCACGCTCGTGGATGGATTTACTTTTTCGCGGTGTGCAAGTTATTCAACTCGCCACTATTTCTCCTCAGCAGGAAGTCGCCCTCGGTAAGCAGATTAATCAGGGTTTATTAGAATCAGGCAAGATACAACTGTCCAAAGATGCCAGAATTAACCAATATGTCCAAGAAATCGGGCAGCGATTAGCGGCAACTAGCGATCGCCCTGACCTTCCCTACACTTTTCACGTGCTGCGCGACAATAGCATTAACGCCTTCGCTACTATGGGCGGATTTGTCTATTTACACACGGGATTGATTAAAACTGCTGATAATGAGGCAGAATTAGCCAGTGTTATTGCCCATGAAATCGGCCATATCGTCGGTCGTCATTCTATCACCCAATTACGCAATACTGCCCTCGCCCAAGGACTTCTCAGCGCGGCGGGATTAGACACAAAAACTTGGGTACAATTGGGGGTCAATCTCGCCTATAATCTGCCCAATAGTCGCAAGGATGAATTAGAGGCGGACCAACTGGGTTTAAACAATCTAGCTGAGGCCGGTTATGCAGCCAAGGCGATGATCTCCTTTATGGGAAAATTAGCACAACAGGGGGCTTCTACCCCCGCAATTCTCAGCACCCATCCCGCTACCAGCGATCGCATTTTGGCACTGCAAAAACAGCTTAATTCGGTTAATAACAAGCATAATCAAGGTTTAGACGAGAATTATTACCAATTGCAGATTCGTTCTCTCCGCTAA
- a CDS encoding ImmA/IrrE family metallo-endopeptidase, which produces MDIIKPYSFIPKAVIETQADDILKKVKAHRRRPLKNCDIAEATADHFDLAIEWTDIKADKEGEIAAMIIPTEKKIILNEDVKFLKDSQNSSLAKEGFKNSSLAHEIGHFVLHINQTAVSNFLDRINQGDSLETIQPFLCRTVDSSQRIEWQAQYFASCLLMAMSELEKAIKGRDLTKWGHLYAIADELGVTITNLRSRLESLHWIKVDKKVIYPGSNFPKR; this is translated from the coding sequence TTGGATATTATTAAACCCTATAGTTTTATTCCCAAAGCAGTGATTGAAACTCAGGCAGACGATATTCTGAAGAAAGTAAAAGCTCATCGTCGTCGTCCCTTAAAAAATTGCGATATTGCGGAAGCGACGGCCGATCATTTTGATTTGGCTATTGAATGGACGGATATAAAGGCAGATAAAGAGGGAGAAATCGCCGCAATGATTATTCCCACAGAAAAGAAAATTATTCTCAATGAAGATGTAAAATTCTTAAAAGATTCCCAAAATTCATCCCTAGCAAAAGAAGGTTTTAAAAATTCGAGTTTAGCCCATGAAATTGGTCATTTTGTCCTTCATATTAATCAAACGGCTGTCTCTAATTTTTTGGATCGAATCAATCAGGGAGATTCCCTAGAGACAATTCAACCTTTTCTATGTCGGACAGTTGATTCTAGCCAAAGAATTGAATGGCAAGCCCAATATTTTGCCAGTTGTTTACTAATGGCGATGAGTGAGTTAGAGAAAGCCATCAAGGGCCGTGACTTGACTAAATGGGGACATCTGTATGCGATCGCCGACGAGTTGGGAGTAACTATTACTAATCTTAGAAGTCGTTTAGAGAGTCTCCATTGGATTAAAGTCGATAAAAAAGTAATTTATCCCGGCAGTAATTTTCCCAAGAGATAG
- a CDS encoding DUF4164 family protein — MSNETVTYSLESVLKEIKDSIKEVNQKIDILQRDVTQKIDTLQQDVNQKFDSLQKDFNQKIDTLQQDFNQKFDSLQKDFNQKFDSLQKDFNQKFDSLQKDVNQKFDSLQKDINQKFEKIDERLTKLEVGQAKLTEKVDGMDRRLEKLEGTQKNQVWTLIILLGGAIGTAAWRSFFSGNP; from the coding sequence ATGTCCAACGAAACCGTTACTTATAGTCTTGAATCTGTCCTCAAGGAAATCAAAGACAGCATCAAGGAAGTTAACCAAAAAATCGATATCCTACAAAGAGATGTCACCCAAAAAATCGATACCTTGCAACAAGATGTTAACCAGAAATTTGACAGCCTACAGAAGGATTTTAACCAAAAAATCGATACCTTGCAACAGGATTTTAACCAGAAATTTGACAGCCTACAGAAGGATTTTAACCAGAAATTTGACAGCCTACAGAAGGATTTTAACCAGAAATTTGACAGCCTACAGAAAGATGTTAACCAGAAATTTGACAGCCTACAGAAAGATATTAACCAGAAATTTGAGAAAATCGACGAACGGTTAACTAAGCTAGAGGTGGGACAGGCAAAACTAACTGAGAAAGTCGATGGGATGGATAGAAGACTAGAAAAGCTGGAAGGAACCCAAAAAAATCAAGTTTGGACGTTGATTATTCTTTTAGGAGGAGCGATCGGAACAGCAGCGTGGCGCTCTTTCTTTTCTGGTAATCCTTAG
- a CDS encoding tetratricopeptide repeat protein, which yields MTQIKQLFNDKNVATIGIKGVGGIGKSTLASKIFEEKITLDPSLGDDEDLFPKRFWWEAGNLGGFSGLARQFLTDFGYPVPEKEIDLQEALIRQLQRHRHLIIIDNLESLLGEDGSWNNEFYQQFFTAWIEKGDTSKIIVTTREKPKTRGFNRWRWIELKGLKPPEGAQLLAESQITGDLENFSRRVDGHPLLLRLVADLILAEFPQNPSLERLADLGLGNLSQLLSDSQVVGSHRQETVGIALVLDASFQRLSQRQQELFTKTSIYRREFDSPAAKAVMDNYPEIALSEITADLRELQRRSLLEEKEENRQRIFSFQPLVWEYAQYKAGDQRELHQKAIAYYLSIAKPDSWEILNDVQPYLEIFYHHYQLTEYDNAFDILRTIEDFLTRRGYYQTLADYYLELVTVYQQQEEQTNWKYTASLTSLGNAYGSLGEYQKAIEFHQQSLAIKREIGDRGGEAKSYGNLGVVYYLLGKYQKAIEFHQQSLAITLEIGDRGGEAASYNNLGLVYKFLGEYQKAIEFYQQSLEITREIDDQGGEAASYNNLGIVYDSLGEYQKAIEFYQQSLAIERKIGNRKGEAYSYMGLGNVYDSLGEYQKAIEFHQQSLAITREIGDRGGEAYSYNNLGIVYDSLGEYQKASEFHQQSLAIFREIFDRGGEAYSYMGLGNVYKSLGEYQKASEFHQQSLAIFREIFDRGGEAKSYNNLGIVYDSLGEYQKAIEFYQQSLAIKREIGDRGGEAKSYNNLGNVYLSLGEYQKASEFYQQSLAITREIGDRWGEAASYNNLGSVYGSLGEYQKASEFYQQSLAILREIRDRGGEAKAWFSLGLTYYKLDRISEAKEAFLQSRELFQALGLAGYVQKCDDKIRQLETRKYPLIVAFFLGVVMFPFVLIGGIIVALWRLLKRWLRKA from the coding sequence ATCACCCAAATTAAGCAGTTATTTAATGATAAAAATGTTGCGACGATTGGCATCAAAGGAGTTGGAGGAATTGGAAAATCTACCCTAGCCAGTAAAATTTTTGAGGAGAAAATTACCCTAGATCCTTCCCTAGGGGACGATGAAGATTTATTCCCAAAACGCTTTTGGTGGGAAGCGGGAAATCTGGGCGGATTTAGTGGTTTAGCTCGCCAATTCCTGACGGACTTTGGTTATCCCGTCCCCGAAAAAGAAATAGATTTACAGGAAGCTTTAATCAGACAATTGCAACGCCATCGCCACCTAATTATTATCGATAATCTAGAGAGTTTATTAGGGGAAGATGGTTCTTGGAATAATGAATTTTATCAGCAGTTTTTCACTGCTTGGATAGAAAAAGGTGACACGAGCAAAATTATAGTCACCACCAGAGAAAAGCCAAAAACTAGGGGTTTTAACCGTTGGCGTTGGATTGAGCTAAAAGGTTTGAAACCTCCTGAAGGGGCGCAATTGTTAGCAGAATCGCAAATAACAGGGGATCTAGAGAACTTTTCTCGACGGGTGGATGGTCATCCATTACTCCTGCGATTGGTGGCGGATTTAATCTTAGCCGAATTTCCGCAAAACCCCAGTTTAGAAAGGTTAGCGGATTTAGGATTAGGAAATTTATCGCAACTTTTGAGCGATTCGCAGGTGGTGGGGAGTCATCGTCAAGAGACAGTGGGAATTGCTTTAGTTTTAGATGCTAGTTTTCAGCGACTTAGCCAAAGACAGCAAGAATTATTCACTAAAACCAGCATTTATCGCCGAGAATTTGATTCTCCGGCAGCCAAAGCGGTGATGGATAATTACCCGGAGATCGCACTGTCCGAGATCACGGCAGATCTGCGAGAATTACAGCGACGATCATTATTAGAAGAAAAAGAGGAAAATCGCCAGCGAATTTTTAGTTTTCAGCCTTTAGTTTGGGAATATGCACAATACAAAGCCGGCGATCAAAGGGAATTACACCAAAAAGCGATCGCCTATTATCTTTCTATTGCTAAACCCGACTCCTGGGAAATCCTCAACGATGTGCAACCTTACCTAGAAATTTTCTATCATCACTATCAGTTAACCGAGTACGACAATGCTTTTGATATTCTCCGTACTATCGAGGATTTTCTCACCCGACGGGGGTATTATCAAACCCTAGCGGATTATTACCTTGAATTAGTCACTGTTTACCAACAACAGGAGGAGCAAACCAACTGGAAATATACCGCATCCCTCACCAGTTTAGGCAATGCTTACGGTTCACTAGGAGAATACCAAAAAGCGATCGAATTTCATCAACAGTCCTTAGCAATCAAACGGGAAATCGGTGATCGGGGGGGTGAAGCGAAATCCTACGGTAATTTAGGCGTTGTTTACTATTTACTAGGAAAATACCAAAAAGCGATCGAGTTTCATCAACAGTCTTTAGCAATCACACTGGAAATCGGTGATCGGGGGGGTGAAGCGGCATCCTACAATAATTTGGGCCTTGTTTACAAATTCCTAGGAGAATACCAAAAAGCGATCGAGTTTTATCAACAGTCCTTAGAAATCACACGGGAAATCGATGATCAGGGGGGTGAAGCGGCATCCTACAATAATTTAGGCATTGTTTACGATTCCCTAGGAGAATACCAAAAAGCGATCGAGTTTTATCAACAATCCTTAGCGATCGAACGGAAAATCGGTAATCGGAAGGGTGAAGCGTATTCCTACATGGGTTTAGGCAATGTTTACGATTCCCTAGGAGAATACCAAAAAGCGATCGAGTTTCATCAACAGTCCTTAGCAATCACACGGGAAATCGGTGATCGGGGGGGTGAAGCGTATTCCTACAATAATTTAGGCATTGTTTACGATTCCCTAGGAGAATACCAAAAAGCGAGCGAGTTTCATCAACAGTCCTTAGCAATCTTTCGGGAAATCTTTGATCGGGGGGGTGAAGCGTATTCCTACATGGGTTTAGGCAATGTTTACAAATCCCTAGGAGAATACCAAAAAGCGAGCGAGTTTCATCAACAGTCCTTAGCAATCTTTCGGGAAATCTTTGATCGGGGGGGTGAAGCGAAATCCTACAATAATTTAGGCATTGTTTACGATTCCCTAGGAGAATACCAAAAAGCGATCGAGTTTTATCAACAGTCCTTAGCAATCAAACGGGAAATCGGTGATCGGGGGGGTGAAGCGAAATCCTACAATAATTTAGGCAATGTTTACCTTTCCCTAGGAGAATACCAAAAAGCGAGCGAGTTTTATCAACAATCCTTAGCAATCACACGGGAAATCGGTGATCGGTGGGGTGAAGCGGCATCCTACAATAATTTAGGCTCTGTTTACGGTTCCCTAGGAGAATACCAAAAAGCGAGCGAGTTTTATCAACAGTCCTTAGCAATCCTTCGGGAAATCCGTGATCGGGGGGGTGAAGCGAAAGCTTGGTTTAGTCTGGGACTTACCTACTATAAACTCGATCGTATATCGGAAGCGAAAGAAGCATTTCTTCAGTCGCGGGAATTATTTCAAGCATTGGGGTTAGCAGGATATGTTCAAAAGTGCGATGATAAAATTCGGCAATTAGAAACCCGAAAATATCCCTTAATCGTTGCTTTCTTTCTGGGGGTGGTTATGTTTCCTTTCGTTTTAATTGGGGGGATTATCGTGGCATTGTGGCGATTGTTAAAAAGATGGTTGAGGAAAGCATAA
- the rplL gene encoding 50S ribosomal protein L7/L12 codes for MSAVAEILEKLKTLTLLEAAELVKGIEETFGVSAAAPAGGMMMMAAPGAAPAAAAEVVEEQTEFNVVLEEVPADKKIAILKVVRELTGLGLKEAKDLVEAAPKAVKEGTNKDDAAAVKKKLEDAGAKVSVK; via the coding sequence ATGTCTGCTGTAGCTGAAATCTTAGAAAAACTCAAAACCCTTACCCTCTTAGAAGCTGCTGAATTAGTCAAAGGTATCGAAGAAACCTTCGGAGTTAGCGCCGCCGCTCCGGCCGGTGGCATGATGATGATGGCTGCCCCCGGGGCTGCTCCCGCGGCTGCGGCTGAAGTTGTGGAAGAACAAACCGAATTTAACGTCGTTCTTGAAGAAGTTCCCGCCGACAAGAAAATTGCTATCCTCAAGGTAGTGCGCGAATTGACCGGTTTAGGACTCAAAGAAGCGAAAGACCTAGTAGAAGCCGCTCCCAAAGCGGTTAAAGAAGGCACCAACAAAGATGATGCCGCCGCCGTCAAGAAAAAACTGGAAGATGCCGGGGCAAAAGTTAGCGTTAAATAG
- a CDS encoding LysR family transcriptional regulator, translating to MTDIPFTLDQLRIIKAIAAEGSFKRAADTLYVSQPAVSLQVQNLEKQLNVPLFDRGGRKAQLTEAGHLLLSYGEKIITLCQETCRAIEDLQNLQGGTLIIGASQTTGTYLLPRMIGLFRQKYPEVSVQLQVHSTRRTSWSVSNGQVDLAIIGGEVPAELQETLRIIPYADDELALVLPIFHPLSKVEMIQKEDLYRLKFITLDSQSTIRKVIDKVLTRCEIDTKRLKVEMELNSIEAIKNAVQSGLGAAFVSVTAIEKELQMGVIHATRIKDVEVRRTLSVIINPNRYRSKAAEAFTLEILPQFSTYPEYLADDHNFEPIPNSQPAEIMSK from the coding sequence ATGACCGACATTCCTTTCACCCTAGACCAACTGAGAATTATCAAAGCGATCGCTGCCGAAGGAAGCTTTAAACGGGCGGCAGATACCCTGTATGTATCTCAACCGGCGGTCAGTCTTCAGGTACAAAACCTCGAAAAACAGCTAAATGTGCCGTTATTTGACCGGGGCGGTCGGAAAGCCCAATTAACGGAAGCGGGACACCTACTCTTAAGCTACGGCGAAAAAATTATCACTCTCTGTCAAGAAACCTGTCGGGCGATCGAAGATCTACAAAATCTGCAAGGGGGAACCCTGATCATCGGAGCTTCCCAAACCACGGGAACCTATCTTCTTCCCCGCATGATCGGGCTTTTTCGGCAAAAATACCCAGAAGTATCCGTACAGCTACAAGTTCATTCCACCCGTCGCACCTCTTGGAGCGTTTCTAACGGTCAAGTGGATTTAGCCATTATCGGGGGAGAAGTTCCCGCCGAATTACAAGAAACCCTGCGGATTATCCCCTACGCAGACGATGAACTGGCTTTAGTCCTGCCTATTTTTCATCCTCTGTCTAAGGTAGAAATGATTCAAAAAGAGGATTTATATCGACTAAAATTTATCACCCTCGATTCCCAATCGACGATTCGCAAAGTCATCGACAAGGTTTTAACCCGTTGCGAGATCGATACCAAACGCTTAAAAGTGGAGATGGAACTTAACTCGATCGAGGCGATTAAAAATGCTGTACAATCCGGGTTAGGGGCGGCTTTTGTCTCGGTGACAGCGATCGAAAAAGAACTACAAATGGGCGTGATCCACGCTACCAGAATTAAAGATGTGGAAGTACGTCGCACTTTATCGGTAATTATTAACCCGAATCGTTATCGATCGAAAGCTGCCGAGGCTTTTACCCTGGAAATACTACCCCAATTCTCCACCTATCCGGAATATCTGGCTGACGACCACAACTTTGAACCGATTCCTAACTCGCAACCCGCCGAAATTATGAGTAAATAA
- the rplJ gene encoding 50S ribosomal protein L10 codes for MGRSRESKGVILEELKTSLREAQLTMVIDYQGLTVAEISNLRRKLRPTGTICKVTKNTLMGLAIAEDSGWEPMKSLLSGTSAFLLVKEDIGGAFKAYQEFKKESKKTELRGGVLKEGTKGQLLTEDQIKAIADLPSKEQLIAQAAGAINAIAAKLARSINEVPASLARAVDAVARQEEKEAA; via the coding sequence ATGGGGAGAAGCAGAGAAAGCAAGGGAGTAATTCTAGAAGAATTAAAAACCTCCCTGAGGGAAGCTCAATTAACGATGGTCATCGACTATCAAGGTTTAACCGTCGCCGAAATCAGCAATCTACGCCGCAAATTGCGCCCCACGGGAACGATTTGTAAAGTCACCAAAAATACTTTGATGGGCTTGGCGATCGCTGAAGATAGTGGCTGGGAACCGATGAAAAGCCTTTTATCGGGAACATCCGCCTTTCTGCTCGTAAAAGAGGATATCGGTGGAGCTTTCAAGGCCTATCAAGAGTTCAAAAAAGAAAGCAAAAAAACCGAATTGCGCGGCGGTGTCCTCAAAGAAGGGACAAAAGGTCAACTGTTAACAGAAGATCAGATCAAAGCGATCGCCGATTTACCGTCGAAAGAACAGTTAATCGCTCAGGCCGCCGGAGCAATCAACGCCATTGCCGCCAAACTGGCCCGCAGCATCAACGAAGTTCCCGCATCTTTGGCCCGTGCCGTCGATGCCGTGGCCCGTCAAGAAGAAAAAGAAGCGGCTTAA